A stretch of DNA from Streptomyces venezuelae:
CGATCGGATCGCTCGCCGCCTGCGGTGCGGGCAACGACGCACAGACGCTCCAGATCAAGCCGGACAACGCGGCGGTCACCAAGGGCCCCATCCAGGTCCAGAACGCCCTGGTGATCACCCAGGCCGGGGAGAAGGCCAAGGGTCCCGCCGTGGTCTCGGCGACGATCTTCAACAACGGCACCAAGGAGCAGACCCTCGACGGGATCACCCTCCCGGGTGGTACCGGCACGGTCGCGGTCAAGCCCGCCACCGGCTCCGGCAAGCTCACCATCCCGGGTGGCGGCTCCATCGTCATCGGTGGCAAGGGCAATGCCAGCGCGGTCATCGAGGGCGGCAGCGAGGCGATGAAGAACGGCGACGCGCAGGCGGTCGTCTTCAAGCTGAGCGAGACCGGAGACGTCGCGCTGCGGGCCTTCGTCATCCCGGCCGAGGGCTACTTCGAGAGCTACGGCCCGTCCGAGGCTCCGGCCGCCGCCGGCTCCAAGCCGTCGGTGTCCCCGTCCGGCTCGGCCACCGCCACCCCGTCGGGCGCCGCGACCGGCAACGCGGGCAGCAAGCCGTCCGGCGCCCCGTCCGGCGCCCCCTCGGGTGC
This window harbors:
- a CDS encoding DUF461 domain-containing protein — its product is MSRSLRRGVLAAAAIVLSIGSLAACGAGNDAQTLQIKPDNAAVTKGPIQVQNALVITQAGEKAKGPAVVSATIFNNGTKEQTLDGITLPGGTGTVAVKPATGSGKLTIPGGGSIVIGGKGNASAVIEGGSEAMKNGDAQAVVFKLSETGDVALRAFVIPAEGYFESYGPSEAPAAAGSKPSVSPSGSATATPSGAATGNAGSKPSGAPSGAPSGAASGAAGSATGSATTPSGSPSHSAGH